In Plasmodium gaboni strain SY75 chromosome 11, whole genome shotgun sequence, the following proteins share a genomic window:
- a CDS encoding putative serine/threonine protein kinase, which yields MDYSNNKKSVKTMNQYENKDSSEYNENYYKKQYNIKNRKNEEIKGGSNLSSNNDVLQLPSVLHNHIRIVRTNDSCFKDYIVLSNLGKGTYAQVWKVKHKVTNEIYAAKLLQPNQFPKESFNRIVEMFTKEIINLSICQCPGVIKLHKVIGGKEGWILIQDFANDGTLWKENLSSNMNEAFLYFIQLLQGMWYIQDMNIVHRDLKPTNILRYDNKRIVIADFGWSEHIDSCNLHPTEWPGTLEINPPEVLRNTGPMTEKIDNYALGMNMILFISGRFVCRQKGIECSKVAQTILKTVHNLRHSKPPSRFRENLKAWDLFVKLTSSNPIERLSLQNVLDHPWVTEMLNNFSLQNSRFLWHEKVKSRWIYLLSNNWDFFKNISSISSNNNNMNNMNNMNNMNNMNNNNNNNNNNNNNNNNNNNNNSSGNTKIIGKYNDVENQHNFSSTSTKNNKNTLIIDNEKNNKEKTNKYSRSCLKNDYELLFYMMKNNFKGKINCCSVKKNEINKMENIEENKNGDGKDKHEPKKNIENIENMENMENMENIENMENIENIENMENMKNMKNIKNIDNIKMHDQNKYHNNIDEDKYDKDEVNNMDNHKNNNNIKFDDIQINRNKNRSDQYLPYNNDQEIQRIITKNKEYNNSKNYIDHIETKKNTTVPKKNHMVNIATTTSHETNKEEYKMNRQIGVLPKGYYDHNNNNMNNININNINNNNNNNILYNNPRHAHKDHIVVNSNISNQKYKNNPTEEQKEIFIISDSFEENDKGTYDKNKNNKKKKNTKKFDLINKKNTDHRKDMIMQFNNQEDVNRYYNKYKTMNEKIFYNKNELLIHNNNNINKDIYNVNENVDMRNTNENYGENIRHAKGNYFDKQASRRTYGQIYDDNKYFEEGKMNLDTYKKDKHTMSDNKNVESDSNVENEEDVYNDDEEEDVEEEVEDDEEEENENKLDHNNENIDNEDDEEEDDEEEEEEEEDDDEDDDEDDDEDDQEDNDDDSDDDDDDDNNDNNDDNNRGKKNSDRHIYNYHNYITYLKKNKHMNDKTNGDMKNVGDKSSSITDTDDFMHYNQKKYNSLFLYDIENMKNILKNYKKDMKETKEILTKKTFKMSDMMRNRGKEEKSIKTNDASINDTSIKDTSTNDAFTNDTPTNDTSTNDTFTNDIILNNNRKDVDKDERNKSDDNYIIKDEGKKCRDIKKDEHIYKYHYECDNIDKGSHYQVDINNKEDKKNILSGKNINVEDINFRWHQDKTILSSQPNDGNILRENNKDSKMVDAVHNKNNVDVSNKYINIYNNKNNISRELFTKKNDKDMSQYINKYEEEYNIFLDRLNLKKKYKNININNNTMNNNNDRNNIIDNEINIKNNDKKNTLPSLLLKINKILDDNNVDYKKEKNERNIRNIRNKYDDDINNTNMFHNKNITHDIVESEKKSIYNNYNDKYNNSSYGSTYKRVDHKMQLRHNGDFFFEKDSFRSDKDLIFKNKSAYDNMKENKLDILIEKRRDTYKKNDTMNILNKKEGGVGDVFKEQNLYKHTDKKVDIQTYRNEKNNSLDISNNIIINNFMNNTYDDKNNSNEKRTDSPMKYYMDTLNYCDNKNMLEVYKNKQKVLIMNKDNKKKSGFYNYDMNNNDDMNNNDDISTNRYVNNNQRGQKYMYHRGSDVYEDADVVMTIEENTKNKINNNLINIKDKKINDVKRNMLDSVSTGYENIFIGKKKNDDTKKNIAPYKIHTYDHNNNNNNNNNVDDESIKYEIKEDTHKKNNVNNFINHDNLNGHDKNSFCSINIEESKIYDNRKYDPHASLCSYKKDQEDDKILEELIIGESIDTNTTFVDKNYNNENKQCVYYSINNNNIKVSNKSSSITLDDSIKESSVKNSSCSTFDYSDLEVQYFSNKENIVDSYNTEYKYAPREIAQVSRYKKINHTKQNEDKHNNMEAKKSEEHIKNFNLKNKGIFLKMHDI from the coding sequence ATGGATTATTCGAATAATAAGAAAAGCGTCAAGACAATGAACCAATATGAGAACAAAGATAGTAGCGAATACAACgaaaattattataagaaaCAATACAACATAAAGAATAGAAAgaatgaagaaataaagGGTGGATCAAACTTATCAAGCAATAATGATGTATTACAATTGCCTAGTGTGTTACATAATCATATACGTATTGTAAGAACGAATGATAGTTGTTTTAAAGATTATATAGTATTAAGTAATTTAGGGAAAGGGACATATGCTCAAGTATGGAAGGTGAAACATAAAGTAACGAATGAAATATATGCAGCTAAGTTATTACAACCTAATCAGTTCCCAAAAGAATCATTTAATAGAATTGTAGAAATGTTTACTaaggaaataataaatttgtCAATATGTCAATGTCCTGGTGTTATTAAATTACATAAGGTTATAGGAGGAAAAGAAGGATGGATATTAATACAAGATTTTGCCAATGATGGTACGTTATGGAAAGAGAATTTATCTAGTAATATGAATGAAgcatttttatattttattcaatTATTACAAGGTATGTGGTATATACAAGATATGAATATTGTTCATCGTGATTTAAAACctacaaatatattaagatATGATAATAAACGTATTGTAATAGCAGATTTTGGATGGTCAGAACACATCGATTCATGTAATTTACATCCAACTGAATGGCCAGGAACATTAGAAATTAACCCTCCTGAAGTTTTAAGAAATACTGGTCCGATGACTGAAAAAATTGATAATTATGCATTAGGTATGaatatgatattatttatttctgGAAGATTTGTATGTAGACAAAAAGGTATAGAATGTTCTAAGGTAGCACAAACTATATTAAAGACAGTTCATAATTTAAGACATTCTAAACCTCCTAGTAGATTCAGAGAAAATCTAAAAGCATGGGATCTATTCGTAAAATTAACATCATCAAATCCAATAGAAAGACTTAGCTTACAAAATGTTTTAGATCATCCATGGGTAACAGAAATGTTGAATAATTTTAGTTTGCAGAATTCAAGATTTTTATGGCATGAGAAGGTGAAGAGTAGATggatatatttattatcaaataattgggacttttttaaaaacatatCTTCCATCTCATccaacaacaacaatatgaataatatgaataatatgaataatatgaataatatgaataataataataacaataataacaataataacaataataacaataataacaataataacaacaGTAGCGGTAACACAAAAATTATAGGCAAATATAACGATGTTGAAAATCAACATAACTTTTCTTCAACTAGCAcaaagaataataaaaacacACTCATCATAGACAAcgaaaaaaataataaggaGAAGACTAACAAGTATTCACGATCATGCCTCAAAAATGATTATGAGTTACTCTTTTATATGATGaagaataattttaaaGGCAAAATTAATTGCTGCTCAgtcaaaaaaaatgaaataaacaaaatggaaaatatagaagaaaataaaaatggGGATGGTAAAGATAAACATGAGcccaaaaaaaatatagaaaatatagaaaatatggaaaatatggaaaatatggaaaatatagaaaatatggaaaatatagaaaatatagaaaatatggaaaatatgaaaaatatgaaaaatataaaaaatatagacAATATTAAAATGCATGACCAAAACAAATATCACAATAATATTGATGAAGACAAATATGATAAGGATGAGGTTAACAATATGGATAAccataaaaataataacaatattaaaTTTGATGATATACAAATTAATAGAAATAAGAATAGGAGCGATCAATATCTTccttataataatgatcaAGAGATACAACGCattattacaaaaaataagGAATATAATAACAGTAAGAATTATATAGATCATATtgaaacaaaaaaaaatacaaccgttccaaaaaaaaaccaTATGGTAAATATAGCAACTACCACATCTCATGAAAcaaataaagaagaataCAAAATGAATAGACAAATTGGAGTACTTCCTAAAGGTTATTACGACcacaacaataataatatgaataatataaatataaataacataaataataataataataataatatccTTTATAATAATCCAAGACATGCACATAAGGACCATATTGTAGTCAACTCAAATATTTCaaatcaaaaatataaaaataatccAACAGAAGAACAGAAAgaaatttttatcatcagCGATAGTTTTGAAGAAAACGATAAGGGAACCTATgacaaaaataaaaataataaaaagaaaaaaaatactaaaaaatttgatcttataaacaaaaaaaatactgATCATAGAAAAGATATGATCATGCAATTTAATAATCAGGAAGATGTAAATAGGTATTACAATAAATACAAAACTatgaatgaaaaaatattttataacaaaaatgaattacttatacataataataataatattaataaggatatatataatgtcAATGAAAATGTCGATATGCGTAACacaaatgaaaattatGGTGAGAACATCAGACATGCAAAAGGAAACTATTTTGACAAACAAGCTAGCAGAAGGACATACGGACAGatatatgatgataataaatattttgagGAAGGAAAGATGAATCTTGATACCTACAAAAAGGACAAGCATACTATGAGTGACAATAAAAATGTTGAAAGTGATAGTAATGTggaaaatgaagaagatgtatataatgatgatgaagagGAAGATGTAGAAGAAGAAGTGGAGGATGACGAggaagaagaaaatgaaaacaaacttgatcataataatgaaaatatagataatgAAGATGACGAAGAAGAAGACGATGAAGAAGAggaagaagaagaagaagatgaCGATGAAGATGACgatgaagatgatgatgaagatgaCCAAGAAGATAACGATGATGACAGcgatgatgatgatgatgacgataataatgataacaatgatgataataataggggaaaaaaaaatagtgatagacatatatataactatcataattatattacttatttaaaaaaaaacaaacaTATGAATGACAAAACAAATGGAGATATGAAAAACGTAGGAGATAAGTCTTCAAGTATTACAGATACAGATGACTTTATGCATTAcaatcaaaaaaaatataattctttatttttatatgatatagaaaacatgaaaaatattttgaaaaattataaaaaggatATGAAGGAAACAAAAGAAATACTAACCAAAAAGACATTCAAAATGAGCGATATGATGAGGAATAGGGGTAAAGAAGAAAAGAGTATTAAGACAAATGATGCATCTATAAATGATACATCTATAAAAGATACATCTACAAATGATGCATTTACAAATGATACACCTACAAATGATACATCTACAAATGATACATTTAcaaatgatattattttaaataataatagaaaGGATGTGGACAAAGATGAAAGAAATAAAAGTGAcgataattatataataaaagatgaaggaaaaaaatgtagagacataaaaaaggatgaacatatatataaatatcattatgaatgtgataatattgataaagGGAGTCATTATCAAgttgatataaataataaagaagacaagaaaaatattttgtctggaaaaaatataaatgtgGAAGATATTAATTTTAGGTGGCATCAGGATAAGAcaatattatcatcacaACCAAATGATGGTAATATATTAAGAGAGAATAATAAGGATTCAAAAATGGTAGATGCGGTTCACAATAAGAATAATGTAGATgtatcaaataaatatataaatatttataataataaaaataatataagtaGGGAACTTTTTACAAAAAAGAATGATAAAGATATGAGCcaatatattaataaatatgaagaggaatataatatttttttagatcgcttaaatttaaaaaaaaaatataaaaatataaatataaataataacacaatgaataataataatgatagAAATAACATTATTGATAAcgaaataaatataaagaataatgataagaaaaataCTTTGCCGAGTctattattaaaaataaataaaatattagaTGACAATAATGTagattataaaaaagaaaagaatgaaagaaatataagaaatataagaaataaatatgatgatgatataaataacacGAATATGtttcataataaaaatattacacATGATATAGTTGAATCTGAAAAAAAATCCATCTACAACAATTACAATgacaaatataataattcatcATATGGTAGTACATATAAAAGAGTTGATCATAAGATGCAGTTAAGACATAATGGAgactttttttttgagaAAGATTCTTTTAGATCTGACAAGGATTTGATCTTTAAAAACAAAAGTGCttatgataatatgaagGAGAACAAATTAGATATTTTAATAGAAAAAAGAAGagatacatataaaaaaaatgatacTATGAACATCTTAAATAAGAAGGAAGGTGGAGTAGGAGATGTGTTTAAAGAACagaatttatataaacacaCTGATAAAAAAGTAGATATACAAACATATAGAAACGAAAAAAACAATTCATTAGATAttagtaataatattataattaacaattttatgaataatacttatgatgataaaaataatagtaatgAAAAAAGAACAGACAGTCctatgaaatattatatggatacattaaattattgtgacaataaaaatatgttggaagtatataagaataaacAAAAGGTTTTAATTATgaataaagataataagaaaaaaagtGGCTTTTACAATTatgatatgaataataatgatgatatgaataataatgatgatatatcTACAAATAGGTATGTCAACAACAATCAGAGAGGTCAAAAGTATATGTATCATAGGGGTTCAGATGTATATGAAGATGCAGATGTGGTGATGACAATTGAagaaaatacaaaaaataaaattaataacaatttaataaatataaaagataaaaagataaatgATGTCAAAAGGAATATGTTAGATAGTGTGAGCACTGgatatgaaaatatatttattggaaaaaaaaagaatgatgatactaaaaaaaatatagcaccatataaaatacatacatatgatcataataataataataataataataataatgttgATGATGAATCGATAAAATATGAGATAAAGGAAGATacacacaaaaaaaataatgttaataattttattaatcATGATAATTTGAATGGACATGATAAGAATTCTTTTTGttctataaatatagaagaatcaaaaatatatgataatagAAAATATGATCCACATGCATCTTTGtgttcatataaaaaagatcaagaagatgataaaatattgGAAGAATTAATAATTGGAGAAAGCATAGATACAAATACAACATTTGttgataaaaattataataatgaaaataagcagtgtgtatattattctattaataataataatataaaggTCTCAAATAAGTCTTCATCTATAACATTAGATGATAGTATTAAAGAAAGTTCAGTAAAAAATTCAAGCTGTTCAACATTTGATTATAGTGATTTAGAGGttcaatatttttcaaaCAAGGAAAATATCGTAGATTCTTATAATActgaatataaatatgcTCCTAGAGAAATAGCCCAAGTATCTAgatacaaaaaaataaatcacacgaaacaaaatgaagataaacataataatatggaaGCGAAAAAAAGTGAGGAACATATAAAGAATTTcaatttgaaaaataagggcatattcttaaaaatgcatgacatataa
- a CDS encoding dynamin-like protein has protein sequence METSMYNNLRKLINVIDELRDIGLQKYINLPRICVVGTQSSGKSSVLESIVGMDFLPRGEGIVTRRPIEFRLIHIKEDSEIKHWAVFENEKNKKYTDFNEVREQINRLTDELAGKNKGIIDEPIVLNIYSIKCPDLSLIDLPGITRVPLKNSDQTDDIERLTRDMALRYVKDPRTIILAVLPANADMSTSDALQIARKVDPKGLRTIGVITKIDLMDKGADASKMLLNDEINLRLGYTGVVNRSTADIKKGKTISQSLKDELEFFQKHPVYKKLPPSLYGTNSLTDKLTKVLLRHIKNFLPDIKVEINDKIRYINDKLYELGTNVPLDATKKTQLLWSMITDYCEIFKNTLKGKYDKRVQVFIENNDILCGLKVRTIFNEFLDEYVGKNVTSELTDNDIDDAICLHEGDSLPGFPSPDTFEFLILPHLKKINAPVFNCLDRVSQTLEILSQKIANRVLNRFPKLSEQVLELSQTILMREKENTQIILENYIDAETNYLFTNDASYLIEHGSIINAADDEQNENHNNTNNNNSSSYDYALQHRNQNKRQQSNISNSNQDTLLSTSSKYYSNIMSDQEYNITGKAAKFVTSAQKSVMNIWNTKEKKKTRYNAQFIQEIRRRLDCYFNIVLRNVRDSVPKMIGYFLIRKLQEKMQFELYSDLNSEQKLYDLLNEPPNVVKEREHLNNQLEILKKANQVLLKDPNITSINLDLFDANYEQDLMDYQKSLKNPNQYNHSSKHNPNISQGTNANMNMYLNEGSSSMSKRNPMMHNRNMSPSSMNTNMMKQTSMLGQKMGNSPSSYMQQGHMNESKGKHLFEKEPMKKKVNYNPLFD, from the exons ATGGAGACGTCAATGTATAATAACCTGAGAAAGCTAATTAATGTGATCGACGAGCTGAGAGATATTGGATTgcaaaaatatataaatttgCCTCGAATATGTGTTGTGGGTACTCAAAGCAGTGGTAAGAGTAGTGTTTTAGAATCCATTGTTGGTATGGATTTCTTACCAAGAGGAGAAGGGATTGTAACAAGGAGACCAATTGAATTTCgtttaatacatataaaagaagataGTGAAATTAAGCATTGGGCAGTATTTGAAAATGAGAAGAATAAGAAGTATACTGATTTTAATGAGGTGAGGGAACAAATAAATAGATTAACAGATGAGTTAGCtggaaaaaataaaggaaTAATAGATGAACCTATagtattaaatatatattctattaAATGTCCAGATCTATCTTTAATAGATTTACCAGGTATAACAAGAGTAcctttaaaaaattcaGATCAAACAGATGATATAGAAAGATTAACTAGAGATATGGCTCTTCGATATGTAAAAGATCCAAgaacaataatattagCTGTATTACCAGCAAATGCTGATATGTCTACTAGTGATGCATTACAAATAGCTAGAAAAGTAGATCCTAAAGGTTTAAGAACTATTGGTGTTATCACAAAAATAGATTTAATGGATAAAGGTGCTGATGCAAGTAAAATGttattaaatgatgaaataaatttaaGATTAGGATATACTGGTGTTGTTAATAGATCAACTGCtgatattaaaaaaggGAAAACTATAAGTCAATCCTTAAAAGATGAATTAGAATTTTTTCAAAAACATCCagtatataaaaaattacCACCATCTTTATATGGAACAAATTCTTTAACAGATAAATTAACAAAGGTGTTATTAAgacatataaaaaattttttacCAGATATAAAAGTAGAaattaatgataaaatCAGATATATCAATGACAAATTATATGAACTAGGAACTAATGTACCTTTAGATGCtacaaaaaaaacacaACTTTTATGGTCTATGATTACAGATTATTGtgaaatttttaaaaatacattaaAAGGGAAATATGATAAAAGAGTTCAAGtttttatagaaaataatgatattttaTGTGGTCTTAAAGTACGTACTATATTTAATGAATTCTTAGATGAATATGTAGGAAAAAATGTTACAAGTGAACTAACTGATAATGATATTGATGATGCTATTTGTTTACATGAAGGAGATAGTTTACCAGGATTTCCATCACCTGATACATTTGAATTCTTAATATTACcacatttaaaaaaaattaatgcACCTGTTTTTAATTGTTTAGATAGAGTTAGTCAAACATTAGAAATTTTATCTCAAAAAATTGCTAACAGAGTATTAAATCGATTTCCAAAATTATCTGAACAAGTTCTTGAATTGTCTCAAACTATATTAATGAgagaaaaagaaaatacaCAAATTATTTTGGAAAATTATATTGATGCAGAAACcaattatttatttacaaatGATGCTTCTTATTTAATTGAACATGGTAGTATCATAAATGCAGCAGATGatgaacaaaatgaaaatcataataacacaaataataataatagtagtaGTTATGACTATGCATTACAACATAgaaatcaaaataaaagaCAACAATCAAATATATCAAACTCAAATCAAGATACATTACTTTCAACCAGTAgtaaatattattcaaatattaTGAGTGATcaagaatataatataactGGCAAAGCAGCCAAATTTGTTACTTCAGCACAAAAATCTGTTATGAATATATGGAATActaaagaaaaaaaaaaaacaagaTACAATGCTCAATTTATTCAAGAAATCAGACGTAGGCTTGATTgttattttaatattgtTTTAAGAAATGTAAGAGATAGCGTCCCTAAAATGATAGGATATTTCTTAATTAGAAAATTACAAGAAAAAATGCAATTCGAACTCTATTCAGATTTAAATAGTgaacaaaaattatatgacCTTCTTAATGAACCACCAAATGTAGTAAAAGAAAGAGAACATCTAAATAATCAATTAgaaatattgaaaaaagCTAACCAAGTACTACTAAAAGATCCTAATATTACATCTATAAATCTAGACTTATTTGATGCAAACTATGAGCAAGATCTAATGGATTATCAAAAAAGTTTGAAAAATCCAAATCAATATAATCACTCTTCCAAACACAATCCTAACATCTCTCAAGGAACTAACGCAAATATGAACATGTATCTCAACGAGGGATCATCATCAATGAG TAAACGCAATCCCATGATGCATAATCGAAATATGTCACCAAGCTCAATGAACACCAATATGATGAAACAGACTAGCATGCTAGGACAAAAAATGGGAAATAGTCCATCATCATATATGCAGCAGGGTCACATGAATG aATCCAAGGGAAAAcatttatttgaaaaagaaccaatgaagaaaaaa GTAAATTATAATCCCCTATTTgattaa
- a CDS encoding putative transporter → MLYCGLLHFLLVLLFLNFSIRSKILNSNDHIKCNPSHICIGSMNRKIKNDNFLLNKKIRKCRNYANVYKIYNKTKKRRELENSINPLKRFKKEFTFLSSHVCNKIYEVKKKKKKVYYDNFYKRNMLNVVNMWRTEKRNNYDMCLYFNRTDVSVFSNIKNKCKYYFGRIKNYIEEDNMLNFFYICKNVLWKKSIFFLTIFVMINSAIISIIIPRYDNIIFSELNNRKFDRFGYLLCNCILIRVLNILFCGLRNYIFMITSSYCLKSVKSILFRIYLNKDYEYYDKVDHNVIINKLTLEAHNFSDIIPYYINPLIRNFFSIILNFSYIFYLNKKLSMVILSCFMISSLLSMISSKLKKARLKKINKEKLQNTKISLEALNNMNIIKLFSTEIHECNKYVNSLNDILHLEKKKEQFNLLHMIINKFFVMMTYILILLKGNVLLKNKEIDKNIFTSFFFYINNIYSYIDILDYYIDICDIVSQYKDLIKIIKNYHIGGMLDNIKECVNEKKNTDEKINMEQNINDITSNGTDKININFVKGSEMISNISEESRNDRIDSTCNILPCNNEKNNLIYNNYNIKKKNNYKSRLHFNSDLKNRDDNLILHFDKVYFKYNSSNNNPDNYVLKNINMKIYKNTNNVIIGKSGGGKSTILKLILNLYKCTKGRIYLYNKLINNYASHDIFNLITYVEQDSKLLNASIKDNLTYGILNKNFDMLDLINISKCATSHEFICRLRKRYETLINHKTELLSSSQKQKICITRALTRYPKILLLDESTSAIDKENERTIFENIRKNPMFKDLSIIRITHKRANLDIADNVFLLKDGYLTRQKKLRISNM, encoded by the exons ATGCTTTATTGCGGGCTATTGCATTTTTTGTtagttttattatttttaaattttagCATAAgatcaaaaatattaaacagcaatgatcatataaaatgtaaTCCAAGCCATATCTGCATAGGGAGCATGAACAGAAAgattaaaaatgataattttttattaaataaaaaaattagaaaatgTAGGAACTATGCAAATgtatacaaaatatataataaaactAAAAAAAGAAGGGAATTAGAAAATTCGATTAATCCATTAAAGAGgtttaaaaaagaattcACTTTTTTAAGTTCCCATGTgtgtaataaaatatatgaggtgaaaaaaaaaaaaaaaaaagtatattacgataatttttataaaaggAATATGCTAAATGTCGTAAACATGTGGAGAACAGAGAAACGgaataattatgatatgtgtttatattttaacaGGACGGATGTAAGTgttttttcaaatataaaaaataaatgtaaatattattttggcagaataaagaattatatagaaGAAGATAACATgttaaattttttttatatatgtaaaaatgTGTTATGGAAAAAGAGCATATTTTTCTTAACAATTTTTGTTATGATTAATAGTGCTATTATTAGTATAATAATTCCTCgatatgataatataatatttagtgaattaaataatagGAAGTTTGATAGATTTGgttatttattatgtaatTGTATATTGATACGtgttttaaatatattattttgtgGTTTAAggaattatatttttatgataacAAGTTCTTATTGTTTGAAGAGTGTAAAAAGTATATTATttagaatatatttaaataaagattatgaatattatgATAAGGTGGATCataatgttataataaataaattaacCTTAGAAGCCCATAATTTTTCAGATATTATAccatattatataaatccacttataagaaattttttttcaattattttaaatttttcttatattttttatttaaataaaaaattatctaTGGTTATATTATCCTGTTTTATGATTTCTTCATTGTTATCTATGATATCATCAAAACTAAAGAAAGCaagattaaaaaaaataaataaagaaaaattacagaatacaaaaatatctttagaagctttaaataatatgaacataataaaattgtTTAGTACTGAGATACATGAGtgtaataaatatgtaaattCATTGAATGACATATTAcatttagaaaaaaaaaaagaacaatttaatttactacatatgattataaataaattttttgtaatGATGACATATATccttatattattaaagGGAAATGtgttattaaaaaataaagaaattgataaaaatatatttacttctttctttttttatataaataatatttattcatatattgACATATTAGATTATTATATAGACATATGTGATATAGTATCTCAGTATAAagatttaataaaaattataaagaattatCATATAGGTGGCATGCTTGACAATATTAAAGAATGTgtaaatgaaaaaaaaaacacagatgaaaaaataaatatggaacaaaatataaatgatattaCATCAAATGGAACggataaaataaatataaattttgtAAAAGGTTCAGAAATGATAAGCAACATTTCTGAAGAATCAAGAAATGATAGGATAGATTCTAcatgtaatatattaccttgtaataatgaaaagaataatttaatatataataattataatataaaaaaaaaaaataattataagaGTAGATTACATTTTAATAGTGATCTCAAGAATAGAGATGATAATTTGATTCTTCATTTTGATAAGgtttattttaaatataatagtagtaataataatcctgataattatgtattaaaaaatataaatatgaaaatatataagaatacAAACAATGTAATAATAGGAAAAAGTGGGGGTGGTAAATCAActatattaaaattaatattaaatttatataaatgcACAAAAGGGAggatatatttatataataaattaataaataattatgcaagtcatgatatatttaatttaattacATATGTTGAGCAAGATTCTAAATTATTGAATGCAAGtataaaagataatttAACATATGgaatattaaataaaaattttgataTGCTGGActtaataaatatatctaaatGTGCGACAAGTCATGAGTTTATATGTAGATTAAGAAAAAGATACGAAACGCTTATAAATCATAAGACtgaattattatcatcttctcaaaaacaaaaaatatgtatCACAAGGGCACTAACCAGATACCCCAAG ATCCTTTTATTAGATGAATCAACATCAGCTAtagataaagaaaatgaaagGACCATTTTCGAgaatataagaaaaaatcCAATGTTCAAAGATTTGTCAATTATTAGAATCACTCACAAGAGGGCGAATTTAGATATAGCAGATAATGTTTTCCTCTTAAAGG ATGGTTATTTAACgagacaaaaaaaattgagGATATCAAATATGtag